The nucleotide window CGGGGACGATACGGTTGCCGGAGGGGGTGGAGATGGTGATGCCGGGGGACAATGTGACGATGGAGGTGGAGTTGATCACGCCGATCGCGATGGAGGAGGGGTTGCGGTTTGCCATTCGTGAGGGTGGGCGCACCGTGGGCGCCGGCGTGGTCGGCAAAATCATCGAATAGGGCTGCGCTTCGCCCCAGGCAACGAAGGTCGATGAGGGTAAGCGACGATGCAGGAAATCATCACGCTGGAATGCTCAGAGTGCAAGAATCGGAACTACAGCACCACTAAAGACAGGAAGAAGCACACGGCGAAGCTCGAGCTCAAGAAGTATTGTCCCTTCTGCAGACACCACACCCTGCACAAGGAGACGAAGTAGTTGGTGTATTCGAGACGGTGTGGTACAGGCCTGTAGCACAATTGGCTAGTGCACCGGACTCCAAATCCGGCGGTTGGGGGTTCGAGTCCCTCCAGGCCTGCCGTGGGAGAGAGCGTGAACGAACGCTCTTTCTTTTGGGACAAGAGGCAAACGCGAGAGCGCCCCATGTTTGAAAAGGCAATCAATTTTCTGCGCGAAGTAAAGATTGAAATGGCGAAGGTGAGCTGGCCGACACGCGAAGAGCTCAAAGGCTCCACGACGATTGTTATCGTCACTACTTTGCTGTTCGCGGTGTTCATCTTTATCGCCGACCAGATCATTTCGCGCATCGTTGGGGTAATCTTCAGGTTGGCGGGGTAATCGTGAGTGCGGAGATAGATGCAGCGCCGGAAAGAGTCGCTGCGGATAGTGAGGAGCTCAAGTGGTACGCCGTGCACGTGCTTTCCGGGCATGAGCGCAAGGTGAAGGCCTATCTCGACAACGAGATCGACAAGAGCGGCCTCCGCCACAAGATCAAGGAAGTGCTTCTGCCCGCAGAGCAGGTCACGGAAATGCGACAGGGGAAGAAGCGGACAAGGAACCGTATCTTCTTCACCGGGTACCTGTTCCTGCACATGGTGCTGGACAAAGAGACGCAGCACTTGGTGCTGAACACCCCTGGCATCACCAATTTCGTCGGTTCCAAGGCCAAACCCGAGCCGCTGCGCCCTGACGAAATCGACCGCATTTTGGGCCGCGTGGACGAGAGCCGTGCCAAGGAACGCATTCACGTGCCGTTCCGCGTGGGGGATGCCATTAAGGTCATAGATGGCCCCTTTACGGACTTTACCGGGGTGGTGCAGGAGATTTATGAGGACAAGAACAAGTTGCGCGTCATGGTGAGCATTTTCGGCAGGTCTACCCCGGTTGAGCTTGATTTTCTGCAGGTGGAACTGGAATCGTAGCGGAGCTGCAATGGCCAAGAAGATCATCGCAACAGTGAAGTTACAGATCCCGGCGGGTAATGCTACGCCTTCACCACCGGTGGGGCCTGCTCTTGGGCAACACGGGGTGAACATCATGGAGTTCTGCAAGGCGTTCAACGCGCGCACGCAGGACAAGATGGGTTACATCATCCCCGTGGTGATCACCATCTACGCGGACCGCACCTTCACCTTTGTGACCAAGACACCCCCGGCGGCGGTGTTGCTCAAGAAGGCGGCGGGAATCGAGAAGGGCTCGGGCGAACCAAACCGTACGCGGGTGGGCACCGTGACCAAAGCCCAGGTGCGAGAAATCGCCATGACGAAGATGGCGGACCTGAACGCCAATAGTCTGGAGAGCGCCATTTCGATGATCGAAGGAACTGCCCGCAGCATGGGCATTACGGTGGTGGAGTGACGTCCACCTTTGTCTTGCGCGGAGTTGGAATGAAACGGAGCAAACGATTTCGCGAAGCGGTAAGCAAACGGGATCCGTCTAAGCAGTACACCCTGGCCGAGGCGGTGAAACTGGTCAAGGAGGCCGCTACGGCAAAGTTCGATGAGACGGTGGAGATTAGCGTCCGTCTGGGCGTGGACCCGCGTCATGCGGACCAGATGGTGCGCGGCTCGGTGACGCTGCCCCATGGCCTGGGCAAGACCAAGCGGGTATTGGTCCTGACCAAAGGCGACAAAGAGAAGGAGGCGTTAGAAGCAGGCGCTGACTACGTGGGGCTGGACGAGTACCTGGAGAAGATTCAGGCGGGTTGGCTCGAATTTGACGCGGTGGTAGCAACGCCGGACGTGATGAGCCAGGTGGGCAAGCTGGGCAAGATCCTCGGGCCCCGTGGCCTGATGCCCAACCCGAAGAGTGGCACCGTGACCTTTAACGTGGCAGAGGCGGTGAGAGAAATCAAGGCCGGCAAGGTCGATTTCCGCGTGGATAAGTATGGCATTCTGCACGTGCCCTTGGGGAAGGCGTCTTTCCCGGCCGAGAAGCTTGCTGAGAATGTGAAGGCCTTTATGGAGGCGGTGGTGCGTCTGAAGCCGCCTACGGCGAAGGGGCAATACGTGCGGAGCGTCACCTTGTCCAGCACCATGGGCCCAGGCATCAAGGTGGATCGGAGCGCATTGTTGGATGAAGTACGCGCGTGACCCCAGGCCGACGACAGATGTATGCGCAGAGGTGTGAGGAAAAGTAATGGCAAGACCAGAGAAAGAACGGGTGGTCGCTGAGGTCAGTGAGGGGTTGACACGGGCGCGCGGGATCTACGTCACCGACTTTTCCGGGCTGAATGTGGAGGAGGTGACTGAGCTGCGCAAGACCCTGCGCGACGCGAACGTACAGTACAGGGTAGTCAAGAATACACTAGCGCGGCGTTCGGTGAGACAGGCAGGGTATGAGGCTCTGCTTCCTCACCTAACGGGCCCCACGGCGTTCGCCTTGAGCTTCGATGACCCCGGTGTGCCCGCCCGGGTTCTTCGCGATTTTGCGCAGAAAAAGAACAAGCTGGCCATTAAGGCCATCGTGTACGAAGGCGAGTTGATTGATGCGTCACGTGTGGACGAGATTTGTAACCTTCCTCCGCGCAACGTGATGGTGGCACGGCTGCTCGGCACCATGAATGCGCCCCTGACAAGGTTGGTCTACACCCTCAACGGTGTGCTGGCGCAATTCGTCAGGGTGTTGGATGCTATCCGTGCCCAAAAGGAAGGGCAAACCTCGCTCTAATGGGTAATTCTGGAGGAAAGAACATGGCGGAAGAGAAATCTGCCCAGGCAGGGACAGAGACAGTAGCGACCAAGGGTGGCGATGGGAAAATTGAGGCAGTGATCAAGGCGGTGGAAGGCCTCACCGTGCTGGAGCTGGCACAGTTAGTGAAGGCTCTGGAGGAACGGTTTGGCGTCACCGCCGCAGCGCCGGTGGTGGCTGCTGCGCCTGTGGCTGGCGCACCCGCTGCTGGGCCGGCTGGGGCTGCTGCGGAAGAAAAGTCCGAGTTCTCCGTCATCTTGCAGTCTGCCGGTGCTCAGAAGATCCAGGTGATCAAAGTCGTACGCCAGCTGACCAACCTGGGCCTCAAGGAGGCAAAGGACCTGGTCGAGGGCGCACCGGCCCCCATCAAGGAAGGGGTCTCCAAAGAGGAGGCAAACGAAATCAAAGCCAAACTGGAAGAAGCTGGCGCTACGGTCGTGCTGAAGTAGACCTGAGCCTGGGTGGGGCTAAGACTCCGGCTCTTGCCCGGTTTGACTTTGCGGTTTTTGAAGCGAAAGGAAGTGACTTCCTTGGCGAACGTTGCGCAGATAGCGAGAAAATCTTTCTCGAAAATCTCATCGGCCATTGAGCTGCCTGACCTCTTGGACGTCCAGCTCAAGTCTTTCGATGAGTTCTTGCAGCCGAACGTGCCCCCTGACAAGCGTCTGAATCAGGGGCTGCAGGCGGTGTTCCAATCGGTCTTCCCCATCGTGGATAGCCGTGAGAACTTTCGGCTGGACTTTGTGGAGTACTACGTCGAAAGGCCTCGCTACACGGTCCAAGAGTGCCAGGAGCGTGGGGTGACCTACGCCGTCCCCCTCAAGGCCAAGCTTCGCCTTTCCATCAAGGACGAGTACGGGGACAAGGATTCCTATACCGAGACCATTGAGCAGGTGGTCTATCTCGGCAACATCCCCTACATGACCGAGCGCGGCACCTTCATCATCAACGGTGCCGAACGGATTGTGGTCAGTCAACTGCACCGTTCGCCTGGCGTGTTCTTTGACGAACTTCGGCATCCGAACGGCCAGAAGCTGTACAGTGCCCGTGTTATCCCCTTGCGCGGCTCGTGGGTGGAGTTCACCACCGACATCAATGACGTGATGTACGTGTACATCGACCGCCGCAAGAAGTTCCCGGTCACCACCCTATTGCGCGCCATTGGCTACTCTACCGACAGCGAGCTCCTGAGCCTCTTTGACCTGAGCGTGGAGGTGCCCGCCAAGGCAGACCAATTGCGGCCATATCTCCACCACATTGCCCTGGAGGACATTGTCGACAGAGAGAGTGGCGAGCTCTTGTGCGAGAGGGACCAGGAGCTGACCGAGGACACTATTGCCCAACTGGACCGGTCCAGCATCGAGAAGGTGCGTTTGCTTCGTCCGGAGGGCCCTTCTGGCCCGGAGATCATCAGCAACACCCTTCGCAAGGACACGGCGCGGAGTGAGGAAGATGCTTTAGAGACCATTTATCGCCAGTTGCGGGCCGGCGAACCGCCAGATCTGGAGGCGGCACGCGGGCTTGTGGAACGTCTCTTCTTCAACCCGAAGCGTTACGACCTGGGCAGGGTGGGGCGTTACCGGCTGAACAAGAAGCTGGGTCTGGACATCCCTCTGGACGTGACGGTGCTCACCAAGGAGGATATCGTCGCTATCATCAAGTACTTGGTGGATCTGCGCGAAGGGACGCGCGAGGCAGACGATATCGACCACCTTGGCAACCGTCGGGTGCGGACTGTAGGCGAACAGCTGGCGCAGCAGATGAGCGTGGGGCTCTCGCGCATGGCGCGCACGATCAAGGAGCGCATGAACCTGCGGGAGAGCGAGAACCTCACCCCCCAAGACCTGGTGAACGCCCGTACCATCCTTTCGGTCATCAACACCTTCTTTGGCACCAGCCAGCTCTCTCAGTTCATGGATCAGACTAACCCGCTGGCTGAGCTGACCCACAAGCGCCGCTTGTCTGCCTTGGGTCCGGGCGGTCTGACCAGGGAGCGCGCCGGCTTCGAGGTGCGCGACGTCCACTACACGCATTACGGACGCCTCTGCCCCATTGAGACGCCGGAAGGCCCCAACATTGGCTTGATTTCCTCGCTCACCACCTACGGGCGGCTCAATGAGCTTGGGTTTATCGAGACGCCCTATCGAAAGGTGGTCAATGGTCGCGTCACCGACGAGATCGTCTACCTGGCTGCGGATGAGGAAGAGAACCAAATCGTGGCGCAGGCGAATGCGCCGTTGGACAAGGATGGCCGTTTTCTTCAGGATAGGGTGAAAGCCCGGCTGCGGGGTGACTTTCCGGTGGTGGCTCCCGAGCAGGTCAGCTACATGGATGTGTCACCCACGCAGACGGTTTCGGCGGCCGCGGCGCTCATCCCGTTCCTGGAACACGACGACGCCAACCGCGCCCTCATGGGCTCCAACATGCAGCGGCAGGCGGTACCCTTGCTCCGGCCGGAACTCCCTCTGGTCGGCACGGGACTTGAGGCTAAAGTGGCCCGGGACTCGCGAGCCCTGATCGTGTCCGACGTGGATGGGGTCGTCGAAGAAGTCGACGCCGACCACATCGTCATCCGCGTGGATCCTCCGACTGACCCGAAGAGCGCAGTGGAGGAGCTTTTGGACTTTGAGGACCGTAGCCGTCGGGTCTACCACCTGACCAAGTTCATGCGCACCAACCAAGACACTTGCATCAACCAGCGACCTCTGGTCACCCAGGGGCAGCGCGTGAGCAAGAATCAGGTGTTGGCCGATGGCTTTGCTACCGATCGCGGTGAGCTGGCACTTGGCCGCAATGTGTTGGTGGCGTTTGTGCCTTGGCGTGGCTACAACTTTGAAGACGCAATCATCGTGTCCGAACGCATTGTGCGGGAGGACATTTTCACGTCGCTGCACATCGAAGAGTTTGACCTGCAGGTGCGCGACACCAAGCGGGGCGAGGAAGAGCTGACCCGCGAGATCCCCAACGTCAGCGAAGACGCCACAAAGGACCTGGACGAAAACGGCGTGGTGCGCGTCGGGGCTGAGGTGCAGGCGGGGGACATCCTCGTCGGCAAGGTGACCCCCAAAGGCGAAACCGACCCGACCCCGGAAGAGAAACTGCTGAAAGCCATCTTCGGGGAGAAGGCAGGCGACGTGAAGGATGCTTCGCTCAAGGTACCGCCGGGCGTGAAGGGCATCGTCATTAACACGCGTCTGTTCACGCGGAAGAAAAAAGACGCGAAGAGCAAGAAGCAAGAGAAGAAAATGCTCGACGAGCTCACCCTCTGGCGCCAGGAGGAGGAGCAAAAGGCTCGTCGTCTGCGCGATGAGAAGCTGACCAAGGTGTTAGACGGCAAGACCGCACAGGTTGTGCGCGACATCCAGACCGATAAGGCGTTGATAAAGGCCAAGACTGTGCTTAAGGCCGACGGCAACTTGGCGCGAGTGGATTTTGAGCGCGTGAACTTTCAAGCCGAGGTCACGGATGACCCGGAGGCAAACCAGCTGGCGCGCGAGATCATTCGCCGCTACCAGCAGCGAATGGAGGCCATCGAGCAGGAATTTGAGCAGCGCAAGCTGAAGCTGACGATGGGTGATGAGCTCCCGCCCGGTATCGTACAATTGGCCAAGGTCTACGTCGCCAAGAAGCGCAAACTTTCAGTGGGCGACAAGATGGCGGGCCGGCACGGCAACAAGGGCGTGGTGTCCAAGATTGTGCCGGTAGAAGATATGCCTTTCCTGCCCGACGGCACGCCTGTAGACGTGGTGCTCAATCCTCTCGGCGTTCCGTCGCGTATGAATTTGGGCCAGATTTTGGAATGTAACCTTGGCTGGGCGGCGGCCAAACTCAATCAGCTGTACGCCTCGCCAGTGTTTGATGGGGCGACGTATGAGGAAGTCGTCGAAGAGCTGAAAAAGGCCGGACTTCCGCCCGACGGGAAGACGATCCTTTACGACGGGCGAACCGGCGAGCCGTTTGACCAGCCGGTGACGGTTGGTTATATGTATCTGATGAAGTTGTCGCACCTGGTGGAGGACAAGATTCACGCCCGCTCCATCGGGCCGTACTCGCTCATTACTCAGCAGCCTTTAGGAGGCAAGGCCCAGTTTGGTGGCCAGCGGTTCGGCGAGATGGAAGTGTGGGCCCTGGAGGCCTACGGCGCGGCACATACGCTGCAAGAGATCCTGACCGTCAAGTCCGACGACGTGCGCGGCCGTTCAAAGGTCTATGAGGCGATCGTCAAGGGCGACAACTTGCCAGAGCCAGGTCTGCCGGAATCTTTCAACGTGCTGATTCGCGAGCTGCAGGGCCTGGGTCTGGATGTGGAGCTCATCGATGGCAGGATGCCTCAGTGGGCGGTGCGCAAGAAGGGCTCTCAGGGGATGAAGCCCGTTGATGGTAAACCCGTGATTCAGGGTTAGAGCATCTTGCGGAGGTGCAAAGTTTGGTGCTCACGACCAGACAAGATGCAATAGGAAGGGGGCAGTTTACGGGAATCTCGATCGGCCTTGCCTCTCCGGACAAGATTCTGGAGCGGTCGTACGGCGAGGTCACCAAGCCGGAGACCATCAACTATCGCTCTTTCAAGCCGGAGAAGGATGGGCTTTTCTGCGAAAAGATTTTTGGCCCGGTGCGGGACTGGGAGTGCCATTGTGGCAAGTACAAGCGCGTGCGCTACAAAGGGATTGTGTGTGACCGCTGCGGGGTCGAGGTCACGCAGAAGAGCGTACGCCGCGAGCGCATGGGGCACATCACGCTGGCAGTGCCGGTGGTGCACATCTGGTATTGGCGCTCCATCCCCTCTAAGATCGGCTACTTGCTCGACATGAGCATCAAGGAGCTGGAGAAGATCATCTACTACGAGTCCTACGTGGTAATCCAGCCTGGGAGGAGTGGCCTGCGCGCCAAAGAGCTGATCTCAGAGGAAGAGTATCTGCGCATCATCAACGAGTACCCGGAGCTGGTCCAGACGGAGAATGAGGAAGACCGCTTTGTCGCCAAGATCGGCGGCGAGGCCATCTTGGATTTGCTTAAGCGGGTGGACATCGAGAAGCTTTCGGAGGAGCTCCGCTACCAGGTCAAGACCGAGACGGCTCTGCAGCGCAAGGCGGATTGCCTGAAGCGGCTCAAAGTGATCGAGGCGTTCCGGCGCAGTGGCCTCAATGGGCACGAGAACAAGCCGGAGTGGATGGTGATGACGGTCATTCCGGTCATCCCGCCGGAATTGCGTCCGCTGGTGCCGCTGGAGGGCGGTCGGTTTGCCACCTCGGACCTTAACGACCTGTATCGGCGAGTCATCATTCGCAACAACCGCCTCAAGAAGTTGCTGGAGATCAAGGCTCCTGAGGTCATTCTGCGCAACGAGAAGCGCATGCTGCAGGAGGCAGTGGACTCGCTGTTCGACAACAGTCGTAAGGCCTCGGCAGTGCGTGGCGACAGCAACCGGGCCCTGAAATCGTTGTCCGACATGCTGCGCGGCAAGCAGGGTCGATTCCGACAGAACTTGTTGGGCAAGCGCATCGACTATTCCGGCCGTTCGGTCATCGTGGTGGGGCCGGAGCTGAAGCTCCATGAATGCGGCTTGCCTAAGGAGATGGCCCTGGAGCTCTTTAAGCCGTTCATCATCAGGAAGCTGGTTGAGCGCGGCATGGTCAAGACGGTCAAGAGCGCGAAGAAGGTGGTGGACCGCCGAGGTGCCGAGGTGTGGGCTATCCTGGAGGAGATTATCCAGGACCATCCGGTGATGCTTAACCGCGCGCCCACGTTGCACCGTCTCGGCATCCAGGCCTTCCAGCCCTTGCTCATCGAGGGGAAGGCCATCCAGATTCACCCGCTGGTCTGTGCTGCCTTCAACGCCGACTTTGACGGCGACCAGATGGCAGTGCACGTGCCGCTCTCGTACTACGCTCAGATTGAGGCGAAGCTTCTGATGCTGTCCAGCCACAGCATCTTGTCTCCGGCCAGCGGCAGGCCTTTGGCCATCCCCAGCCAGGACATCGTGCTGGGCATCTACTATCTGACCAAGGTCAAGCTCGGTGATAAGGGCGAAGGGATGCTTTTCTCGTCGCCGGACGAAGTGATCATCGCCCACAACAATGGCGTGGTGGGTCTCCATGCCCGCATCAAGGTGCGCTTGGACGGCCGCATTATCGAGACGACGACGGGGCGGGTGATCTTTAACCAATGTGTGCCGCGCGAGTTGGGCTTCTACAATGAACTCTTGACGAAGAAGCGCATTGAGCAGATTGTTTACGACTGCTTCCGACGGCTTGGGAATGTCCGCACTGTGGAGTTCCTGGACAAGCTCAAGGATCTGGGATTCCACTACGCGATGATTTCCGGCGCTACGGTGGGGATGAGCGACGTGCTCATCCCGCCCCAGAAGCAGGAGATCTTGGAGCGCGCAACTCGCGAGGTGGAGGCCATCCAGAAGAATTACGAGCGCGGTGTCATCACGGATGGCGAGCGTTACAACCGCACCATCGACATCTGGACGCATGCCACCAACGAAGTGACCGAGAAGATGTTCGAGGGGCTGCAGGCGGATAAAGATGGCTTCAACCCCATCTTCATGATGGCCGACTCGGGAGCCCGTGGCTCTCAGGACCAGATCCGCCAGCTGGCGGGCATGCGCGGGTTGATGGCCAAGCCGCAGAAGAAGATGGTCGGCCAGATGGGCGAGATCATCGAAAACCCGATCACTGCGAATTTCCGTGAGGGACTGTCGGTATTGGAGTACTTCATCTCGACGCACGGGGCGCGGAAAGGTCTTGCGGATACGGCGCTGAAGACCGCCGACGCCGGCTACCTGACGCGGCGCCTGGTGGACGTGGCCAACGATGTGGTGGTGACCATGAAGGACTGCGGCACCATTATGGGTGTGCGCACCGGCGCCCTTAAGGAGGGGGAAGAGGTCATCGAACCGTTGATTGACCGCATCGTGGGACGGGTGGCAGCCGAAGACGTGTACCACCCCGACACCGGCGAGGTCATGGTTTCCGCAGGGCAGATGATCGATGAGGAACTGGGACAGGCCATCGTCGATGCAGGGATAGACGAGGTGAGCATCCGTTCGGTGCTTACGTGCGAAGCGCCGCGTGGAGTCTGTGCCATGTGCTACGGCCGTAACCTGGCAACCGGTCATATGGTCCAATTGGGGGAGGCGGTGGGCGTCATGGCCGCCCAATCCATTGGCGAGCCAGGTACACAACTCACGCTGCGGACGTTCCACATCGGCGGAACGGCTTCACGAATCGCCGCCCAGAGCAGCGTGGTCACCAAACGCGCTGGGACTGTGCAGTACGAAAACGTCAAGTCTATTCCGCAGGAAGATGGGTCTACTGTGTGCGTCTCGCGCACCGGCCGGATCAATATCGTCGACGAGAACAATCGTGTGGTGGAAAAGTACACCGTCCCCTACGGTGCCATTATTCTCAAGCAAGATGGCAAGGCGGTGGGAAAGGGCGAGACACTCTTCACGTGGGACCCATACACGGCGAGCATTATTTCCACGCACACTGGCACCGTCCGGTTTGAGGATATCA belongs to candidate division KSB1 bacterium and includes:
- the secE gene encoding preprotein translocase subunit SecE → MNERSFFWDKRQTRERPMFEKAINFLREVKIEMAKVSWPTREELKGSTTIVIVTTLLFAVFIFIADQIISRIVGVIFRLAG
- the rplJ gene encoding 50S ribosomal protein L10; translated protein: MARPEKERVVAEVSEGLTRARGIYVTDFSGLNVEEVTELRKTLRDANVQYRVVKNTLARRSVRQAGYEALLPHLTGPTAFALSFDDPGVPARVLRDFAQKKNKLAIKAIVYEGELIDASRVDEICNLPPRNVMVARLLGTMNAPLTRLVYTLNGVLAQFVRVLDAIRAQKEGQTSL
- the rplK gene encoding 50S ribosomal protein L11, which codes for MAKKIIATVKLQIPAGNATPSPPVGPALGQHGVNIMEFCKAFNARTQDKMGYIIPVVITIYADRTFTFVTKTPPAAVLLKKAAGIEKGSGEPNRTRVGTVTKAQVREIAMTKMADLNANSLESAISMIEGTARSMGITVVE
- the nusG gene encoding transcription termination/antitermination protein NusG, yielding MSAEIDAAPERVAADSEELKWYAVHVLSGHERKVKAYLDNEIDKSGLRHKIKEVLLPAEQVTEMRQGKKRTRNRIFFTGYLFLHMVLDKETQHLVLNTPGITNFVGSKAKPEPLRPDEIDRILGRVDESRAKERIHVPFRVGDAIKVIDGPFTDFTGVVQEIYEDKNKLRVMVSIFGRSTPVELDFLQVELES
- the rplL gene encoding 50S ribosomal protein L7/L12; the encoded protein is MAEEKSAQAGTETVATKGGDGKIEAVIKAVEGLTVLELAQLVKALEERFGVTAAAPVVAAAPVAGAPAAGPAGAAAEEKSEFSVILQSAGAQKIQVIKVVRQLTNLGLKEAKDLVEGAPAPIKEGVSKEEANEIKAKLEEAGATVVLK
- the rpmG gene encoding 50S ribosomal protein L33, producing MQEIITLECSECKNRNYSTTKDRKKHTAKLELKKYCPFCRHHTLHKETK
- the rplA gene encoding 50S ribosomal protein L1; the protein is MKRSKRFREAVSKRDPSKQYTLAEAVKLVKEAATAKFDETVEISVRLGVDPRHADQMVRGSVTLPHGLGKTKRVLVLTKGDKEKEALEAGADYVGLDEYLEKIQAGWLEFDAVVATPDVMSQVGKLGKILGPRGLMPNPKSGTVTFNVAEAVREIKAGKVDFRVDKYGILHVPLGKASFPAEKLAENVKAFMEAVVRLKPPTAKGQYVRSVTLSSTMGPGIKVDRSALLDEVRA
- the rpoC gene encoding DNA-directed RNA polymerase subunit beta'; this encodes MLTTRQDAIGRGQFTGISIGLASPDKILERSYGEVTKPETINYRSFKPEKDGLFCEKIFGPVRDWECHCGKYKRVRYKGIVCDRCGVEVTQKSVRRERMGHITLAVPVVHIWYWRSIPSKIGYLLDMSIKELEKIIYYESYVVIQPGRSGLRAKELISEEEYLRIINEYPELVQTENEEDRFVAKIGGEAILDLLKRVDIEKLSEELRYQVKTETALQRKADCLKRLKVIEAFRRSGLNGHENKPEWMVMTVIPVIPPELRPLVPLEGGRFATSDLNDLYRRVIIRNNRLKKLLEIKAPEVILRNEKRMLQEAVDSLFDNSRKASAVRGDSNRALKSLSDMLRGKQGRFRQNLLGKRIDYSGRSVIVVGPELKLHECGLPKEMALELFKPFIIRKLVERGMVKTVKSAKKVVDRRGAEVWAILEEIIQDHPVMLNRAPTLHRLGIQAFQPLLIEGKAIQIHPLVCAAFNADFDGDQMAVHVPLSYYAQIEAKLLMLSSHSILSPASGRPLAIPSQDIVLGIYYLTKVKLGDKGEGMLFSSPDEVIIAHNNGVVGLHARIKVRLDGRIIETTTGRVIFNQCVPRELGFYNELLTKKRIEQIVYDCFRRLGNVRTVEFLDKLKDLGFHYAMISGATVGMSDVLIPPQKQEILERATREVEAIQKNYERGVITDGERYNRTIDIWTHATNEVTEKMFEGLQADKDGFNPIFMMADSGARGSQDQIRQLAGMRGLMAKPQKKMVGQMGEIIENPITANFREGLSVLEYFISTHGARKGLADTALKTADAGYLTRRLVDVANDVVVTMKDCGTIMGVRTGALKEGEEVIEPLIDRIVGRVAAEDVYHPDTGEVMVSAGQMIDEELGQAIVDAGIDEVSIRSVLTCEAPRGVCAMCYGRNLATGHMVQLGEAVGVMAAQSIGEPGTQLTLRTFHIGGTASRIAAQSSVVTKRAGTVQYENVKSIPQEDGSTVCVSRTGRINIVDENNRVVEKYTVPYGAIILKQDGKAVGKGETLFTWDPYTASIISTHTGTVRFEDIKENVTYREELDETTGLKQGVIVEARNRNLNPQILVVDAKGKVLGRYHMPVRAFLQVHDGQQVKAGQVLAKLPREIAKTRDITGGLPRVAELFEARRPKEPAVVSEIDGIVSFGEIKRGVRRITVTSEDGHDQRTYTIPYGKHVLVHEGDRVRAGDKLSEGAVAPHDILAIMGANKVQEYLLNEIQEVYRLQGVRINDKHIEIIVRQMLQKVRIGDPGDTDYLEGDQVDRLTFLRENDRVKEQVVITAPGDSHWRAGQRVNINEFREVCAALEKDGKKVPEARPAQPATFEPLLLGITKASLSTESFISAASFQETTRVLADASVEGKVDRLLGLKENVVMGNLIPAGTGLARYRDIRVFAPSEEAGEQVAAEAAASE
- the rpoB gene encoding DNA-directed RNA polymerase subunit beta; the encoded protein is MANVAQIARKSFSKISSAIELPDLLDVQLKSFDEFLQPNVPPDKRLNQGLQAVFQSVFPIVDSRENFRLDFVEYYVERPRYTVQECQERGVTYAVPLKAKLRLSIKDEYGDKDSYTETIEQVVYLGNIPYMTERGTFIINGAERIVVSQLHRSPGVFFDELRHPNGQKLYSARVIPLRGSWVEFTTDINDVMYVYIDRRKKFPVTTLLRAIGYSTDSELLSLFDLSVEVPAKADQLRPYLHHIALEDIVDRESGELLCERDQELTEDTIAQLDRSSIEKVRLLRPEGPSGPEIISNTLRKDTARSEEDALETIYRQLRAGEPPDLEAARGLVERLFFNPKRYDLGRVGRYRLNKKLGLDIPLDVTVLTKEDIVAIIKYLVDLREGTREADDIDHLGNRRVRTVGEQLAQQMSVGLSRMARTIKERMNLRESENLTPQDLVNARTILSVINTFFGTSQLSQFMDQTNPLAELTHKRRLSALGPGGLTRERAGFEVRDVHYTHYGRLCPIETPEGPNIGLISSLTTYGRLNELGFIETPYRKVVNGRVTDEIVYLAADEEENQIVAQANAPLDKDGRFLQDRVKARLRGDFPVVAPEQVSYMDVSPTQTVSAAAALIPFLEHDDANRALMGSNMQRQAVPLLRPELPLVGTGLEAKVARDSRALIVSDVDGVVEEVDADHIVIRVDPPTDPKSAVEELLDFEDRSRRVYHLTKFMRTNQDTCINQRPLVTQGQRVSKNQVLADGFATDRGELALGRNVLVAFVPWRGYNFEDAIIVSERIVREDIFTSLHIEEFDLQVRDTKRGEEELTREIPNVSEDATKDLDENGVVRVGAEVQAGDILVGKVTPKGETDPTPEEKLLKAIFGEKAGDVKDASLKVPPGVKGIVINTRLFTRKKKDAKSKKQEKKMLDELTLWRQEEEQKARRLRDEKLTKVLDGKTAQVVRDIQTDKALIKAKTVLKADGNLARVDFERVNFQAEVTDDPEANQLAREIIRRYQQRMEAIEQEFEQRKLKLTMGDELPPGIVQLAKVYVAKKRKLSVGDKMAGRHGNKGVVSKIVPVEDMPFLPDGTPVDVVLNPLGVPSRMNLGQILECNLGWAAAKLNQLYASPVFDGATYEEVVEELKKAGLPPDGKTILYDGRTGEPFDQPVTVGYMYLMKLSHLVEDKIHARSIGPYSLITQQPLGGKAQFGGQRFGEMEVWALEAYGAAHTLQEILTVKSDDVRGRSKVYEAIVKGDNLPEPGLPESFNVLIRELQGLGLDVELIDGRMPQWAVRKKGSQGMKPVDGKPVIQG
- the tuf gene encoding elongation factor Tu (EF-Tu; promotes GTP-dependent binding of aminoacyl-tRNA to the A-site of ribosomes during protein biosynthesis; when the tRNA anticodon matches the mRNA codon, GTP hydrolysis results; the inactive EF-Tu-GDP leaves the ribosome and release of GDP is promoted by elongation factor Ts; many prokaryotes have two copies of the gene encoding EF-Tu); translation: GTIRLPEGVEMVMPGDNVTMEVELITPIAMEEGLRFAIREGGRTVGAGVVGKIIE